In the genome of SAR202 cluster bacterium, the window TCGGGGAAGAAGGGGTCAGGGGATAATGGTATCCCGATTAAGAACAAGGCTAGCTCCCTCAAGTAGGCCCCTTTCGCCCCAATCCGCCCTCTGCTAGAATCCGCCCACCTAACATAACCTCACACCAGGGAGGCCTCCCATGCCAGCCAAATGGATAGACCTTAAAGTCGACGGCAAGACCATGCCCGCCTACGTCGCCGATCCCGAAGGCCCCGGCAAGCGCCCCGCCGTCGTCGTCATCCAGGAAGTCTTCGGCGTCAATTCCAATATCCAGGACCTCACCAACCGTGTCGCCAATGCCGGCTACGTCGCCATCGCCCCAGACCTCTTCTGGCGAGGCGGCGCCAAGCGCACCTTCGGCTACGGCCAGGCCCCTGACGCCGACGCCCGCGCCAAGGCCGTCGCCGCCTTCCGCGACGACGAAATCGTAAAAGATATCAACGCCTCCATCGACTGGCTGCGCCGCCATCCCAACGTCGGTCGGGGCGGCATCGGCATCACCGGCTTCTGCGTCGGCGGTCGCATCACCTACCTCGCCGCCGCGCGATGCCCTGAAATCGCCGCCGCCTCCGTCTACTACGGCGGACGCATCTTCCTCCCCTTCGGCGAAGGCCCCTCTCCCTTCGACCTCACCTCCAAAATCAAGTGCCCTGTCATGGGCAACTTCGGCGAGCTCGACAAAAACCCCACCCCTGACGAGGTCCGTAAAATCGAGGCCGCCCTAAAGCAGCACAAAGTCCCCTACGACTTCAAAATCTACCCCAACGCCGACCACGGCTTCGTCTGCGACGAGCGCTCCAGCTACCACGCCGAATCCAACCGCGACGCCTGGTCCCGCACCCTCTCCTGGTTCGCCCGCCACCTCCACCCCGAAAAATAGCCCCGTCCCTCCTCTACCTCCTTACCCCACTTCTTGTGGGGGAAGGATAAAGGTCGAAGACTCGCCGTGGAGAGATGGTAGCCTCCCCTTCCCATCAGGTTCTCCCCCTTTTCCTCGTGAGGAAAAGGGGGAGTTAGAGGGGGAATTGGTGCAATCTTTATCTTTCCCTCTCTTCCCGCAGGAAGAGAGGGACTAAGGGTGAGATGGTATCCCGATCAGACAGACGCCGGCATTCTAGCCACCAAGTCCTGAGACCCCACTACCCCTACGCATACGGCCCCAACGCCATCCCTCCCAGCAAATGAATATGCCCGTGCTCCTGGCTCTGCATCGCGTCCCGCCCTACGTTCGACACCATCCTGTACCCACCCGGGCACACCTTCTCCCCCATCATCACCAGCGCCCTCCCCAGCCGCTCCATCACCGAATCCCTCCACATCTCCGACTGCGTCATGTGCTTCTTCGGTATCGCCAGCAGCATCACCGGCGTCCACGTCAATCGATTTGATATCACAATCACATCCTCATCCTGATAATGCACCGTCGCCGGCTCCCGCCCCGCAATAATCTCGCAAAACACGCAATACCTCTTCTGTGTCATCTCACCGCTGTCCGTACGGCAAAGCCTTCGGGAAACATCCCACCGCTTCTATTTGCTTGGGCGTGCGCTCCAGGAAGCTGAGTCATGAGGTGCCCTACCACGCTCCTTCTGGCCTACTCCCCTTTAAACGCCTGATGTCAGTTGAAGATATTGATATTCATAAAAGAACTGAGTCCCTCCAAGGAAATTCCTTCTCTCCTTGCGTTGAGCTCCTTGACTTGTATCAATACGAAATCCCGATGTTAATCGGGAGGAGAAGGCGCAGGTCGAAGACTCGCCGTGGAGAGTTGAGGGGTGAAACCCTAGCACTACAAGACATCTGGCGGTCTTGAGTCCACTGCCCCCTTCTGATCCCTTTCTCCCTTGGTTAAGACTAGGGGAAGGGGATGGACTGGGTGAGGATTTCTTACCGCCACCTTCGAGCAAATGGAACTCCCCTACCGGCCCCTGGGCTGCCGCTTCTGCTCTGATGCCCTGCCGCCCTTCTGCGAATCCCTCCGGTCCGGCGCCGCCAGCGGCAGCCAGTTCACCAACGTCACATCCTTCAGCCTCGACGCCAGCCTCGGCTGCGCCTTCTCCATCTGCTCCATCGATAGATTCGTCGTTATAACCATCGGCAGCCTGTGGTTATGCCTATGCACCGTAATCTGGAACATCTTCTCCTGAGCCCACGCCGTGCTGCTCTCCGCCCCCATGTCGTCCAATATCAAAAGCGGCACCGTCTTCACCATCTCAAACAGCTGGTCATATTCCACAGGGCTGTTCGGGTTGAACGTGGAACGCAGATGGTCCAGCAAGTCCGGCACCATGGTGAAAAACACCATCTGCCCCAGCCTGATCCTCTCCCCCGAAATCGCCACCGAAAGGTGTGTCTTCCCGCAGCCGTTAGGCCCCGTTAGCAGCAGCCACCCCTGGGCATCGCTGGCGAAGCTCTTGGCCGCTATCAACGCGTGCTGCAATGTCGACCGCTCTTCCGCGTCCGCCCCAGGCGCGTTGACCTCAAAACCCTCAAAGGTCATCCGCGACAGCATCTCCTCCGACAGTCCGCTGAACCTCTGCAGCATCTCCTGCCGTTGCGGTGCCGTCTTCTCCCGCTGGCACCGGCATGGGAAAACCTGACCAAAGTCCGGGTGTCCCCTGGGCGCCTTATGGCTTACCCATCCCAGCCCATTGCATACCGGGCACTCATCTCCACCGTCATCTTTAGGTTCCGGGTAGCTTCCCCCGCCGTTGGACGTACTCTTTGAGGTGGCGTTTACGGTCAGTCGCTTCAGTATATTTCCCAGACTTTCCATCTTGCTTCCCTTCGGCTTTCCACCTCTTAAGTATTGTCTCTACATACCGCCAGTTTCTAGCTCCCACCCTTTCCGCCTCAAAAAACGCCTCCCTTATCCACTCCTCAGCATATTCCTTTTCCGCTTCCCGCAATATATCCACCAGAGTGGGAGATATCGTCAAATTTATCGTTTTCTGATAAAGCTCAAAGATATTCGGCCTCTTTAACGGCAATTCTACCACCCCGTCCTCCCCCACTATCCCTTCCGCCGCCGACAGCCCCTTGGCAATGGCGTGTGCCAACGCCCGCCTGTCCGTCTCAATGTTCAGCACAAATATCGGCGTCGCCCTCCCGTCCGATGACGCCACTCCCCTCGCGAAAATCCCCTGCTGCACCGCCCTCCCCATAATTTGCCCCACCACCTCCAACCCCAGCGGCGCCAGCACCGGGTCCTGCGCCAGCTCCGTCAGCGTCACGTATCGAAAAGCTCCCTTCTTGCGGTGTAAGTGCCACAAAGTCCTCAGTATGCACTTCAGCTCCCTCACGTCCTCCACCGACTGCAAGACGTTACCCAGCAGCGGGTCCGGCACTGGTGTAAAGCTGGTCCCCCTCGGAAACACCGGCGACGTCACGGCGACGCGTATTCCAGGTCCAGCGGCGCCGGCTCAAACCGCACCAGCCGGTTGTTGAACAGCAGCTTGAACGTGTCCGTCGGCCCGTGCCGGTGCTTCGCTATGATTATCTCCGCCACGTTCCTCGGATATATCGTCCCCTCCGGGTGCCGCTGCATCCACTCCTCCTCCGTCACATACAGGTCCTCGCGATATATAAACATCACCACGTCGGCGTCCTGCTCGATGCTCCCGCTCTCCCTCAGGTCCGACAACTGCGGTCGATGTGTCGGTCTCATCTCCACCGCCCTGCTCAACTGCGACACCGCCAGCACCGGGATGTTCAGGTCCCGCGCCAGCCCCTTCAGCGCCCTGGAAATCTCGCTTATCTCCTGCACTCGGTTGCTCCCCCGGCTCCCCTCCATGCTGATAAGCTGCAAATAGTCCACCACCAGCAGGTCCAGGTTCCTCTCCATATGCAAACGGCGCGCCTTAGCCCTCATCTCCATAATCCCCTGCAGCGGCGTGTCGTCAATGTATATCGCCAGTTCGGAAAGTCCCCCTATGGCGCTGATAATCCTCTGCTCATCTTCTGCGGAGTATAAACCTCGGCGCAAGAACTGCGTCTCCACTCGCGACTCGCTGGCCAGTATCCTCAGCGCCAGCTGCTCCTTGCTCATCTCCAGGCTGAATATCCCCACCGTGGACTCGCCCTTGGCTGCGCTCACCGCCATGTTTACCGCCAGCGTGCTCTTCCCAACGCTGGGCCGCGCCGCCAGTATCAACAGGTCGGAAGGCTGCAGCCCTCCCAGCACCTCGTCCATCGAATCGAATCCCGTCGCCACCGGCGCCTTGATCTTGACGTTTGGCTCCACCAGCGCCGACCTCTCCTCCAGGTACTGGTCCAGTATCTCCCGCAGGGCCACAAACTCCCGCCCCGCATGGCCGGACCTCACCCCGAACAGCAGGTTCTCCGCCCTGTTCAGCGTCGCCACCTCGTCCGACGTCCCGTCATACCCCATGGCCGCTATCTCAGACGCCGCCCTAATCAGCCTGCGCATAGTCGCCGTCCTGGCCACAATCCGGGCATAGTGCTCCACATGCACCGACGTCGGCACCGCCGATACCAGATGGCTTAGATAGGCCGCGCCCCCCACAGGGTCCAGGCGGCTCTTCAGTCCCAGTTCGTGGGTGACGGTAACCTGGTTTACGGCCTCGCGCCGCTGGAATAATGCAATGCACGCCTCATAGCAGAAGGCGTTGCGCTCTCGATAGAAGTCCTCGGGCTTCAGCAGGTGAACGACCTTAAGGATAGCCTCGCTGTCTATCAGCAGCGAACCTATTACCGCTTCCTCCGCCTCCACGTCGTGGGGCTGCAGCCGCTCTTGGTACATCGCGACCTCATTAACGTTGGAAGCCTACAATGAAGTCAAGGCGAAAGTATTGCGATTACTTTTAGAAAAATTCCTAAATTTTGGACAAAAGAAGAACCCGCCGTTCCTGCCTCGTATGACAGGCGGGCGGGATCTCTGTTTCCATGTTGGTTTACTAAGTAGGTTTTGGCCTACTTCTCCTTTTCTTCCTCGGTTTCCGCCTCTTCCCTCTCCTCACCCTTCTCCTCCGGTTCTTCCGGCTCCTCCAGCACCAGCGTCTCGCCCTCCGCCTCCGCCACCACCGTTATCTCCGGCGCCACTTCCTGGTGCAGCCGCAGGCTTACCTTATACGTCCCCGGCTCGCGAATCGGCTGGCTTAGCTCAACCACCCGGCGCTCTACCTTCTGGCCTGTGGCCGCCTCCAGCTCTTCAATAATCCTCGTTACAGAAATCGCGCCGTAGTACTGGCCCGTCGGCCCCACCCGTCCCCGCAGCTTAAGCGTAACCTCGCCCATCTTACCGGCAACACTCTTCGCCGCTTCCATCTCCTGATTGCGCCGCACCTCGGCAACCTTTTCTATCTTGTTGACCCTCTTCAACGTCTCGGGCGTGGCCGCCGTGGCCAGCTTCTTGGGAAAAAGATAATTCCTCGCATAGCCGCGGGCCACCTCTTTCACCTCTCCGGCGTTTGCCACGTTAGTTACATCTTCCAGAAACAGTACTTGCACGAAAGCACCTCGTCTTGTATATACGGCCTGCTGGAATTATATCACGGCTCGGCCTTGTCATTCTGAGACGCGGTCGAAGCCTGTCCTGAGCCTGGTCGAAGGAATGAGGAGTAAACCCTGGGAGCACAATCGGAGCATTAGAACCACTTGCCACTGTTTTTATCCTTCTCTTCCCTAAACAACCCAGCTTCCCCTCACTTCCCTCCCCTCTCACCCTCTACCCGCCAGTACCGCCTCCCGTCCACCCTCACAATCCTCCCAAAATGTCTCCCCGTCGGGAAATGCCCCGCCGCCATCACTATCCCCTCCCTCTCAATCCTCTCCGCCATACGGATCCTAGTCTCATATGCCTTCTGCCGGTCGATATCATGCCTGGAGTTCCACCCGGGCTCCATCACCTGCACCACGCTCTGTATCAGGTCCCCAACGACCATCCCCTTCTCCCCCTGCGAGTTTATCGCGATGGTCATGTGCCCGGGCGTATGCCCCGGCGTCGACACCGTCGACACCTCCGACGTGATAGCATGTCCCCCTCCAATTAACTCCAGCCGGCCCATCCCCTGCAGCGGCATCACGCACTCCTTCACCTTCGGGTTCTTCGGCAGCAGATCCGGGCTTGTGAAATACTCCCAGTCCGCCTTGGAGGCCAGGAACTTCGCTCTGGGGAAAGACGGCTTCCCGCCCACCACATTCCACCCCACGTGGTCGCCGTGCAGGTGCGTGTGCACCACAAAGTCCACCTCCTCCGGCCTCACCCCCACCGACCGCATAAACCCCACCAGGTTCCCCGGCAAGTTCCCACGCTGCGGATGCGGCCCCGGCCCCATACCCGTATCCACCATTATAGTCTTCCCCTGGGACCGAATCGCAAAGCTCCCGTAATAAAGTTGCAGCAGCCCATCCTTGTTCAGCACATCATCCCGATACACCTCCCACGCCTCGATGGGTATAGTCGGGAAAAAATTCTCCGGCGTGTACGGCGGCGGCACAAAGTCCAGTAGCGCCCACACCTCCACATCCCCAATCCTTACCTTCTCCAATATCGCCTCCTTCTTAAGTTTCTCGATGACACGCCAACCTTCTTCATATCCTGTATGAATAGAACCAACGCTGGCGAACTAGCGTCACGGGATCGCGGTTCATTGCCTTCTAATACTGTATCAGCGTGAAAATGTCGTACCCTGGCAGGTTTTTCCTCCCCTCCAAAAACGCTAGCTCCATCAGCACCGCCAGCCCCTCCACCTTTCCTCCCGACTCCTGCACCAACTTGCACGCCGCCGCCATTGTCCCCCCCGTCGCCAGCACGTCGTCCACAATCAGCACTCGATGCCCCTCCATAATCCCATCACGATGTATCTCCACCGTGTCCGACCCGTATTCCAGCGCGTACGTCACCGATACCGTCTGGAACGGCAGCTTCCCCCGCTTCCGCACCGGCACCAGCGGCTTCCCCATCTTGTACGCCAGCGCCGACCCCAGCAGGAACCCCCGCGCCTCAATCGCCAGGATAGCGTCTATTCTCCGGCTCTCATAATGCCCCGCGAATTCATCGACCACATATCGAAAGGCCGCAGGACTCTGCAGCAACGGCGTGATGTCTTTGAAGATAATCCCGAACTTCGGAAAGTCCGGTATGTCTCGAATGTAAGACTTTAACTCCATGGCCACCTCCACGGCCTATTATGCGGCAAAATATAAGGCCCTTCCAGCGCTAACGCTGGAAGGGCCTTTATCAACTCGCTGTCTATCTACACAATCTTCGCCTGGAACCCCCGCTCCTCGTCCGCGATGTTCTGGGCATAATCAATGAACGCGCTGATCGGATAGCCCATCTCCGCATGGTATTTCACGTCGATTCGATAAGCCACCTTGTCGATGGCGTCCTGCAAAAGGTCGAACAGTCCGGCCACCGTCACGTACCTGTTGTAATCGCTGGCCGGCACTGCCTGTCCGTCCTTCTGCCGCGTCACGCTCTTAATCTTCCCGTCGGCGCCCACCTCAATAATCACCGTCTCTGTGTAGTCGCGAGGGCAGAAGCACCGCCATGAGAACTCCATCTTATACTCTTTAGGCTTCTTGCTCTCCCATAGCGCCTTGTTCTTATTCAGGTCCTTCTCCAGCTCCTCGCCGCTGAAAGATGCTGTCAGCTTGCCGTCCTTCAACACCACCGTCTTATCATTTACATGTATCTCGTAAGCCTGGCTAGGGTCAAAGTCGCTGCCCAGATATACCTTGCTCACCGCTGTCCCGTAAATCATTGTGCAGATCGCCCTCGGGTCCGACGGCACCCAGTTCAGCACCTCTATCGATATGAAGTTCCCATCCCTATTAACCCTGTACCCCGCGAACACCGCGCACCCATTCGGCAGCCCTGACTCCACCGACAGCACGTACTGCGGCGGCAGGCTCTTCCACACCTCCAGGTCTATCTTATCGATGGGCGCCACTGCCAGCCTCATACCCTCTGGTTGCTTCCGGTCATCCTTCCACACCAACTTCTCACCCGTCCTTTCCTTCAAAAAGTCCTGCGCCCTCCCATCCCCTTTGCCCGTAAGCCCGCCGTCGGGATGGGCTATCACGTTCCCTTTGTCGTTATAAAGCGTGCTCCAGATGTCGCAGCACATCGGCGGCACGTAATAGACCGTTTGCCCTTTGTACTGGTACATGTACACCGACGCCCCGGGGTTCTCCACCGGCGCGTTCTTCAGTTCGTCAACGACTTTCTGCAGCCACGCCGGCATATCTGCCATGGGGGTTGCGGTGGGCGTTGGCGCAGGTGTCGCGGTTGGCGCCTTGGTCGGGGTAGCTGTAGGCATAGGCGTCGCCGTGGCCGAATCCGGCGTCCTCGTCGGCTGCGACGTGCTGCCGGGCGCCCTAGTCTGCGTCGGCGTCGAACCCGTCGCGCCGCACGCCATCGCCGCCATCAACCCCACCACCGCTAGTATTAGTAGAAGAGTCCGCATAAGTATCTCCTTGCCACTCCTGTGAGGCTTTCTGCTCTTGCAGGCCTCTTACTACAAAAGACACCGAGGCGCCACCCTTCGTTCCATCATCTTTTCCATCCCTTCCGCCGGCTCTAGCTCCGTCGCCGACTAGGTTATCCGTAAAACCCTCCTCGGAATGCGGGTAAACACCGTATTACCCCTGGCCCCCATGCATCTACAGTTTCTATAGCCAATCGCCGACAAGAGGTGACGAGTGCTTTTATCGGAAAAGCCCAGAGTTAACAGTCTTGTGCTGGACGCCGATAGTCTGATAAAAAACGTCACCAACGCCGTAGTCACCCGGGAGTCCACCGTACGTCTCCTCGCCGTCAGCCTCCTGGCCGGCGGCCACCTCCTCCTCCGAGACCTCCCCGGCGTCGGCAAGACCCTCCTCGCCCGCTCCCTCGCTCGCTCCATCCTCGGTAGCTTCAAGCGTATCCAGTTCACCGCCGACCTCCTCCCCTCCGATGTTACTGGCTCCGCCGTCTTCCGTCAGGCCGAAGGCCGCTTCGACTTTGTTCCAGGCCCCGTCTTCGCCAACATCCTCATGGCCGATGAGATTAACCGCGCCAGCCCCAGGACCCAGTCCGCCCTTCTCGAGGCCATGGCAGAAGGCCATGTCACCGTAGACGGCCAAAAACATCCCTTGCCGGACCCCTTCTGGGTCGTCGCCACCCAGAATGACTTAGATGAGTACGGCGCCTTCCCTCTGCCTCGCGCCCAGATGGACCGGTTCATGATGGTATTGGGCCTTGGTTATCCCGACCTGGCCGGCCAGGTCCAAATCCTGGAGCGAAACCAGCGCGGCGACCCTACCGTAGATCCCGTCCTCACCACCGACAGACTGAAAGAAATGCAGCAAGAAGTCAAGGCGGTGCAAGTCGCTCCTCTCCTCCGAGAGTACATCGCCCGCCTGGTCGTCTCTACCCACAGCCACCCTGGTCTGGAACTGGGCGTCAGCCCTCGCGGCGCCGTCCACCTCCAGCGCGCCTCCCAGGCCTGGGCCGCCCTGGATGGCTCCCCCTTCGTCCTCCCTGAGCACGTCCGGCATGTGGCTCCGCTCGTCCTCCAGCACCGCCTCCTACCCAAGTCCTCCGCCTCCTCTCAGGAAGTCATCGAGGACATCCTAACCAGCACACCCGTGCCGCTGTAGGGCGCCCCGTGACGCCAACCCCCCGTGGATGGGTGCTTCTCACCGTCGCCCTTGCCCTCTTCGGCATGGCCTGGCTCACTCAAATCGGCTGGTTCTACGTCGCCGACTCCCTGGTCTGGGGAATACTGGCGGTTAACCTTTTCCTTCCCTGGCTTACCGTTCGAGACCTCCACGTCTTCCGCCAGGCCGCTGGCCCATCCCCTGAGATTGGCCTTTTTGAAGACGACCCGTTAACCGTCACCCTCTCCGTTAAAAACCTCTCCTTCTACCCCAAAGACTCCCTGACTATCCACGACAACTGTCCCCTGGCCCCGCCCCACCAATCCCCCCCAAACCCTCCACTTTTCCGGCCTCTTCCCCTCAGGCCGTTCCCAGTCCTCCTATCAGGTCTCCTGCTACCGACGCGGCGTCTACACCCTTCCCTCCGTCCTCGTCGAGTCCTCCGCCCCCTTCGGCCTCTTCCGCTCCCGCCGTCTCTATCACGTCCCCCTTCAGCTCACCGTATATCCCCGCCTCATTCCCCTGCGAGGCCAGTCCCGCCGCAGCAACCACTTGGGCAGCCGCTCCTCCAGCATCCTCCCCGTATCCACAGGCGATTTCAGAGGCACGCGCCGGTTCCAGCCGGGAGACCTGCCCCGCAGCATCCACTGGCGAAACTCCGCCCGCCGAGGTCATCTTATGGTCAAGGAGTTCGATGAAGGCTCCTCTGTCTCCGTCGCCTTCGCACTCCTCCCCGGCCTTTCCTCCGGCGAGGGCCGCGACGCCCCCCTGGAGTACGGCATCCGCGCCGCCGCCAGCGTCGCCCGGTGGTGCCGCTCCCAGGCCATCCCCTTCCGAATGTGGCCCACCCCTCCTTCCGATGCTTCCACCCACTGGCACGATTTCCTGGACTTCCTCGCTGGGCTGGACAGCGCGCACCTTAAGGACGCTTCCCCTCCCAGTGGACTGGCCTCCTCTGATGTCCTCATCCTGGCCGCTTCACCCCAAAACGTCTCCCGCCTCCACTCCTTCACCGCCCGCTCCCGCCGAAGGCCCATCGCGCTGCTGTTCCAAGGCTTCGACCTCAATGATGATGGCCCTATAAACCCGTTACCAAGGAGCTTGGACATAGAGGTGGTCCCCTGCCCCCAGGGTGGCCTGGAGTCCTCCCTCGCCTCCCTTATCCACCTCATCTCCGCCGACTCCCTATCCCCCGCTCCAGGCCTTAGACCATGAGCCTGCTCCGGCGTCGCTCCTCAACCCTAAAGCCCCTTCCCCAGCCCGTCCCTCCGGGTTACAGGCTGGTCCTCTACGTCCTGTCCTTCCTCTCCATGTCCTCCGCCCTGGCCGCGGCGGCCCAGGTCAGCGGTCAGTACCTGCTTTTTGCCGCCGCCATTGCCCTTACCGGCGGGGGCCATGCCGTCTCCGCCCTCACCGGGAAAAGCCGCGCCTGGCTCACCCTTGCCCTCTATCTAGGTGGAATGGGGTCCCTGGGATTCATGCTGCCTGAGCTGTTGCAAATCCTCCACGGCGGTTCCCTCTTCCCCCTGGGAAAACTCCTAGCCGTAGTCCTGGTCATGACCAGCTTTAACCTCCGCAGCCTCCGCACCCTTTACGACTGCCTCCTCCTCTCCCTCGCCCTCCTCCTCATCGCCAGCGAAAGCGCCCTCTCCGCCCAATTCGCCTCCCTGGTAGGGACCTTTTCGCTGGCCGCCATAGCCTTCCTCTACGTCGCTCACCAATCTAAGGCCTTCCCCGGGGCTGGCCGCGTCCGCGCGATGGAGCTTCTCCGCCACACTCCCATGCTTCTCATCGTCGCAATCTTAGTAAGCCTCTTCGGTGCTGCGGTCTTCATGGTTCTCCCCCAGCGCGTCCGCGTCGAAAGCGCCAGCCCCCTTCCCAGCCGCCTCGACCTCGCCTCCGGGCTACCTGCCCTCCCTTCAGACCTCGACCCCCAGCAGAACGGCGCTCCCCTCCAGGATGGCCTCCTCCCTTCACACAACCCCACCGGTGATGCCGCCACATCCTCCCCCACTACACCCTCCAGCCTCACCCCCACCTCTCCCTCCTCCCAAATCGCCGATGCCATCGCCAGCAAGTACGAGCCTCTAGGCTACACCGGCGACGCCGGCAAGGACCTCGTCATGTACGTCCGAAGCCCCCTCGCCAGCTTCTGGCGAGGTCAGGTCCTGGAGTACTACGACGGTCGTGGATGGTCCTCCGCCTACCAGTCCCCCCGGCTCAAGTCCGACCCCCTGGGTCGCCTTCAGTTCACCGACGCCTGGGCCTGGCAAGGCTCCTTGGACACTTACACCCAGACCTTCTTTCTGAAGACCGACCAGCCTAGCGCCGTCTTTACCGGCTACGGCCCTGGCCTTATAGCCCTCTCTGATGGCGTTGCGGTCCCACGAACCCCCTCCCTGGACCTGGGCTACCTTCAAAAAGCCGGCGTCTCATATAGAGTGACCTCTGCCCGGCCCGCCCTCACTCCGGATTCCCTGGAGCAGGACAGGGCGGACCGTAGTTACCTCCGCTACAACAAAAGCGCCGCCCCCTCGTCAAAAGTCCACGCCCTCGCCGCCAAAATCGTCCAGAATTCCGCCTCCGACTATCAGAAGGCCGTAATGTTGGAGCAGTACCTCCTCACTAACTATCAATACGACCTCCGCCTCACCCCTCTCCCCACCTCCACCGACGCCGTCGAGCACTTTTTGTTCTCCGCCAGGGCCGGCTTCTGCGCCCACTTCGCCTCCGCCATGGCCCTCATGGCCCGCTCCCTGGGTCTCCCAGTCCGCGTCGTCACAGGCTACCTCCCCGGCCGCTACGACCCCCTTTCCGGCGTCCACGTGGTCCGCCAGCAGG includes:
- a CDS encoding AAA family ATPase; amino-acid sequence: MESLGNILKRLTVNATSKSTSNGGGSYPEPKDDGGDECPVCNGLGWVSHKAPRGHPDFGQVFPCRCQREKTAPQRQEMLQRFSGLSEEMLSRMTFEGFEVNAPGADAEERSTLQHALIAAKSFASDAQGWLLLTGPNGCGKTHLSVAISGERIRLGQMVFFTMVPDLLDHLRSTFNPNSPVEYDQLFEMVKTVPLLILDDMGAESSTAWAQEKMFQITVHRHNHRLPMVITTNLSMEQMEKAQPRLASRLKDVTLVNWLPLAAPDRRDSQKGGRASEQKRQPRGR
- a CDS encoding DnaD domain protein — protein: MTSPVFPRGTSFTPVPDPLLGNVLQSVEDVRELKCILRTLWHLHRKKGAFRYVTLTELAQDPVLAPLGLEVVGQIMGRAVQQGIFARGVASSDGRATPIFVLNIETDRRALAHAIAKGLSAAEGIVGEDGVVELPLKRPNIFELYQKTINLTISPTLVDILREAEKEYAEEWIREAFFEAERVGARNWRYVETILKRWKAEGKQDGKSGKYTEATDRKRHLKEYVQRRGKLPGT
- the dnaB gene encoding replicative DNA helicase, whose amino-acid sequence is MYQERLQPHDVEAEEAVIGSLLIDSEAILKVVHLLKPEDFYRERNAFCYEACIALFQRREAVNQVTVTHELGLKSRLDPVGGAAYLSHLVSAVPTSVHVEHYARIVARTATMRRLIRAASEIAAMGYDGTSDEVATLNRAENLLFGVRSGHAGREFVALREILDQYLEERSALVEPNVKIKAPVATGFDSMDEVLGGLQPSDLLILAARPSVGKSTLAVNMAVSAAKGESTVGIFSLEMSKEQLALRILASESRVETQFLRRGLYSAEDEQRIISAIGGLSELAIYIDDTPLQGIMEMRAKARRLHMERNLDLLVVDYLQLISMEGSRGSNRVQEISEISRALKGLARDLNIPVLAVSQLSRAVEMRPTHRPQLSDLRESGSIEQDADVVMFIYREDLYVTEEEWMQRHPEGTIYPRNVAEIIIAKHRHGPTDTFKLLFNNRLVRFEPAPLDLEYASP
- the rplI gene encoding 50S ribosomal protein L9, coding for MQVLFLEDVTNVANAGEVKEVARGYARNYLFPKKLATAATPETLKRVNKIEKVAEVRRNQEMEAAKSVAGKMGEVTLKLRGRVGPTGQYYGAISVTRIIEELEAATGQKVERRVVELSQPIREPGTYKVSLRLHQEVAPEITVVAEAEGETLVLEEPEEPEEKGEEREEAETEEEKEK
- a CDS encoding adenine phosphoribosyltransferase, whose amino-acid sequence is MELKSYIRDIPDFPKFGIIFKDITPLLQSPAAFRYVVDEFAGHYESRRIDAILAIEARGFLLGSALAYKMGKPLVPVRKRGKLPFQTVSVTYALEYGSDTVEIHRDGIMEGHRVLIVDDVLATGGTMAAACKLVQESGGKVEGLAVLMELAFLEGRKNLPGYDIFTLIQY
- a CDS encoding MBL fold metallo-hydrolase encodes the protein MEKVRIGDVEVWALLDFVPPPYTPENFFPTIPIEAWEVYRDDVLNKDGLLQLYYGSFAIRSQGKTIMVDTGMGPGPHPQRGNLPGNLVGFMRSVGVRPEEVDFVVHTHLHGDHVGWNVVGGKPSFPRAKFLASKADWEYFTSPDLLPKNPKVKECVMPLQGMGRLELIGGGHAITSEVSTVSTPGHTPGHMTIAINSQGEKGMVVGDLIQSVVQVMEPGWNSRHDIDRQKAYETRIRMAERIEREGIVMAAGHFPTGRHFGRIVRVDGRRYWRVEGERGGK
- a CDS encoding HIT domain-containing protein is translated as MTQKRYCVFCEIIAGREPATVHYQDEDVIVISNRLTWTPVMLLAIPKKHMTQSEMWRDSVMERLGRALVMMGEKVCPGGYRMVSNVGRDAMQSQEHGHIHLLGGMALGPYA
- a CDS encoding DUF58 domain-containing protein, whose translation is MPLRGQSRRSNHLGSRSSSILPVSTGDFRGTRRFQPGDLPRSIHWRNSARRGHLMVKEFDEGSSVSVAFALLPGLSSGEGRDAPLEYGIRAAASVARWCRSQAIPFRMWPTPPSDASTHWHDFLDFLAGLDSAHLKDASPPSGLASSDVLILAASPQNVSRLHSFTARSRRRPIALLFQGFDLNDDGPINPLPRSLDIEVVPCPQGGLESSLASLIHLISADSLSPAPGLRP
- a CDS encoding dienelactone hydrolase family protein; amino-acid sequence: MPAKWIDLKVDGKTMPAYVADPEGPGKRPAVVVIQEVFGVNSNIQDLTNRVANAGYVAIAPDLFWRGGAKRTFGYGQAPDADARAKAVAAFRDDEIVKDINASIDWLRRHPNVGRGGIGITGFCVGGRITYLAAARCPEIAAASVYYGGRIFLPFGEGPSPFDLTSKIKCPVMGNFGELDKNPTPDEVRKIEAALKQHKVPYDFKIYPNADHGFVCDERSSYHAESNRDAWSRTLSWFARHLHPEK
- a CDS encoding MoxR family ATPase, which gives rise to MLDADSLIKNVTNAVVTRESTVRLLAVSLLAGGHLLLRDLPGVGKTLLARSLARSILGSFKRIQFTADLLPSDVTGSAVFRQAEGRFDFVPGPVFANILMADEINRASPRTQSALLEAMAEGHVTVDGQKHPLPDPFWVVATQNDLDEYGAFPLPRAQMDRFMMVLGLGYPDLAGQVQILERNQRGDPTVDPVLTTDRLKEMQQEVKAVQVAPLLREYIARLVVSTHSHPGLELGVSPRGAVHLQRASQAWAALDGSPFVLPEHVRHVAPLVLQHRLLPKSSASSQEVIEDILTSTPVPL